The DNA sequence TTTACTACAGCCTATATAGTCACCCAGGCCACGTAGTATTTGATTTCAAAAGTAGCCTCATCCTGGTATTGCGCATTGCAGGCACATGCACGTGGAACTATGAATGAAAAACAATATtaagcctttgcctacagccatttttctccaatgttttttgtttgttcattgCCCTTAAGATTAACGTTGTAAATCTACATGAGAAGGAAAGTCTtcctgttaaaaaaacaaaaacataagctATATGTCACACCCTAACAGCTAAGGCTCCGCCAATGGCTACGGTATCTAAGTCTAACCACAACCCAAAACCCTTTGtaagacaaaacacaacacaaccgcTTAAATCAGAACAGGAGCTTTACTCatccctttttttcccccctccacATTTACAGAATAATCACACGGTAAATCAACAATAAATTACACACAAatagaacaagaaaaaaaaaaaaaaaaaaaaaacacaccaatGAACGATATTAAAAAAGCACAACAGAACACATCAATAATGATACACAACTTCAGTCGGTCATCTCCTTGGCAAGGACCTCATCCAACCCATCCAGCACCTCGTCCTCGGTGGTACTCCCTCCTGCCGCATCAGCACACTTGGCACCGTCCTGCTCCACAGATGGCCCTGCTGGTGCAAACTTGCCAAAACGGACAACTGACCCATCTCTACTCACGgtgacctccacctcctccagcgCCATCACCGACTCCTCCAGCGCCGCGCCGTCGTGTCCACAGCTGGACAGGAAGTTGTCCCTCACGTACGCGAACACTGCCGAGTTGGTCAAGGCCATGGATCGCTCCTCCCCCTTCTGGCTAAGCACTATCACCATGCCAGAGTAGGTGATGATGTAGGCCATTGTGCGCTGCAGAAGGCCGCAGCGCTCGCAGCGGTGCGTGGAGCACCTGGCGACCAGGTTCTCCTGCCCCGCGTGGCACCTCGGGCACCTTGGCTTGGCCACAATCTTCACCCCCACCACCGCTCCGCAGACTACCTCCTCACCGCCGGCAGACGCGGGCCTCAGTACAGTGGGCCGACCCACCTCGGCGCAAGTAGTCACCTGTGTGGACGGGGTGGTGGTCACTACCGTCCGGTCTCCCTCCTTCCTCGTGGTGAGCGTGGTGAAACGGTAGGACCTCCCCTCCTGCACTGACAGGATGACTCTGTCCCACACCGTCAGTCCCGTCTGTCCCGTGGCGTCGCAGACCTCGAACACCTTCAGCTCTACCGGCGTCCCACGGACCGGCACAACCCTGTTGCCCGTGGCCTGCACCACCCTGAGTTCCATGGTGCCAACCTGTTGAAAAagaagacagacacaaacaaaggtGTCATTAGGGTTTGGTCTGCGTCTCTTGTCGAAACACTTTTCTttgaaacaaaaataacaataattaCCAAAACAGTAACACCAGGGCTCCCAGTCTAAGTTAAAAGTAagattccatgacttttccctgacaaaaaaagccctgaatttccatgactggTTATATCATTAATtgtacaatataccgaccaatgaCTTCGAAGCAGACGTGCAGCATTCAAGAATCAAGCCAACAGTAAAGCGAATAACCAAACATACTCCCAATTCGGCAAGGAAATACTTGAATGAATTATATctggcaagtacattttaaactgctacaacaaaattccctgatattccatgacttttgccccaaaaatgataaaattccctgacttcccATGTCTGAAACAGACTTTCCAAAAtgccatgatattccagaagttccatgacccgtgggaaccctgtaacACTCACTCTTTGCATCGGACCCAGGGCAAGCACTTGGGCCACGGTCAGCTGGTCAACATCAGGCGGCGTCCTCCTGGGAAAGTCCAGGTCGTCAAGCACACCCACGCTGCTGGCACTTGAGAGGAGGACGTCATATCCACCAGGGTTGCCAAAGCCTGTGGAAACAACATGAAAAGAGATGCAACCTGACCATAACGCGGTGCTCAGCCCGTTGAAAAACAACCACGTGAAGGCCAGACAGATACGTACTGATGCTCTTCCGCGCGCGTGACAGCCGCACCGCCTGGCTGTTATCGGACGCCTGGATGAACTCGCTCCTCTTCTCCAGCGCAAAACAGACCACCCTGTTGAACTCCTCCCTGCCGGTCTGGAGGGTGGCCTCAAAGTAACGCACGTTCTGCCGCGACGTCTTCACAGGCGACACGGCGTGCACGTGGCCAACCACGGTCTCCTCTTCGACCTTGGTCTTTTTTGCGGGGCTGGCCATGATTATTGGGCGGTTCGTCTGCAACCTTTTAACAAGACATAACCACAAATCAGCTTTGAAACATTGTTTCTATCTCTGCTGACAAACACCAGACACCAACCAAAAGAAACTTAGCTGTAGCAAATGTCCCTCTCAAGCTGATTGCTTCCTCTACCTTCAGATAGATTAGactctcagtagcatacagacatcacacagaacatgcacttacagtacacaAAGTAATATACATaagaaaactccactgtacaatagaaaCAGTAGGAGATAAACgtgatactaaaatactaaatatactataaaaACTAAATCAAGTAtcaacatagtgtgcttaaggatgagcAAGCATCTagctttcttcctttctttccgaCATGGCTGGTACGACTAATTGTGGTTTAGACATTGTTAGGAACCAATTCCCAAAGGCACCCGTTGATCCACCATGGGAGACTATGGCAGCTGATTGGGGACAATCCCATTAGTTAATTCACCCAAGTTTCATATCGATCTCTCaaacgctctagcgccaccaactagCTTTCACGCAATTAACTTTTGCCGTTATCAGTCAACATAAATTGATCCAGCCATGGGGAAATCCCAATACTATGCCTTCAAAACGTACCGACATAACCTCATGACTAATAAACATGTTTCATCATGAAGTCAGAAACAAGAGTCAGAAACAAGAAGGTTCCAATTTCATGAAACAATTGTCAAAACAGGGTTACATTTATATCTTACTCGATATCCATTAAATGCAGCCATTTCAGCGAAGGTAATCTATCCGAACCCAGCAGAAATACTGTTGTACAACAGGCCGTTTGCCACCTGCATATATACCATGCAGATAATAATCATGTATGCCCGtcaagtgcaacatgtgtgtCGCCTGCGTGAGCTTTCGCAGTAGCCCTCAAACTTCACAAGTCTTTTAGCCATAGCCTACTATCCATAGCTATGATTTAGCCGCATGTCACATTCCACCCTCGCATTTGAATTCTTGCTGCCAAACCTGACcaataacctaggctacatcCTCTGTTTAGGATTAATTAAATAACGATATTTGTTAAGAATCGCATCAACTCATGCGAGTTCGCCCCCTAGCTAGGAACACTTCCAGGAGTCTGCCTCTGACTTAggatagcatgctaacaacgTCAACTTGCATTCCTAACAATTCTCAAAAAAACAGACCGGACTCCAAAACTCAACCACCTTTACAGTGTTCCACGTTTCTAACACATATTTATTCAAGAAACAAAGGTGAGCTCAATTATCATAATGTCAATTGCTAACAATCATCCGACAGTGGGGAAACACGTGCCTGGCACCGTTAGCCTGCAGCATGGCGTGAAGCATCTTCACAGCTAGCCGTGTAACTTCATTCGACGATACAACGTATTTCATGGCATAACGTTCAATTCTCAACACACTGCCCGCTTCAACCTGATAACATTTTAATGCATTAACGTTACTAATGCACACTTACACAATCGCTTCTACCTTTTTTGCCTGTCTAACTGTAGAGTTTATCGTTCATAACCTGACACTAACACGTTCACAAATGTAAATAAACTAAATCCCCAGATGCACATCAGTTAAACATCTTTTCATATTTTCGTgtgtttattctgttacaaATGGCTCAAAACCAAATATGCAGACATATCAATTAGTTTTCCCTACAGATTTCATACACGTCTTACCTCTGATCATCCGTCCGCGAAAAGAAAGACGGTGCGTGGTCGTAGTCTAACTGATGGATGTCACTTGACATAATAAAAGTCCCTAAACTTTTTCCACTTCATCTGTTAATGGAAATCTGACAGCAAAATATTCAAAATATAACCAAATGTACAATCCACACAATGGATTAAATGCAATGACTGAAAATGAATAACTCAGTTGCCACCTAAATAAAACCACCACATTTTACATTAGGCTCCTATTCTTTagaacagtgtttttcaaccttttttgagccATGGTAGgacctacatttttttttttatcttaaaccAAATCCTGCGGCGCACCACCaaccaaaaatgtaacagaatTACACAGCTGTGGCCTAATATAGTAGGCCTAAAAATAATGACAAAAAGTCTCATTTGTttacagttcagttcagagtctgtattttttcttttcaaggaggcctatttatttatgtttagcctattgattTGCTGTTTTAAGCCCTATGTCTTTTCACccatattagaaagctagatactgtCCGTCCAGCTCTAGCCTATTAAGTGGCATAGGCTACGTGAACGCGGCCGTCATATTGCTGGAAGCAAGCACCTGCACGCTCTGGGCAACACTAGCtgacaatcagagacacctgtctgatttccaatcagagacacctgtttctccattggcctccactAATTGTTGCCCCCCTGATGGCATCGCTATTTACGTATGTTCTGGACCCAATGCGTTATCTAGCTTACCAATATCTATTTCATCGCCAGTTCTCGTGCGCATCACTTGATTAACAAGGTCTCTCTCTCAAGgttgactcactgtggtcattaaagatcccatggcacttatcgtaaagagtagggggttccccagtgtcctggctaaattcccaacctggctcattcaatctggcctcctaatcatcccccactgtaattggctcattcactccctcactctccacctcaagctggtgtgtggtgagcgttctggcgcataatggctgccgtgcatcacccaggtgggtgctacacataggtggtggttactagtgaATTCCCCCTTCCATGtgttgtaaagcgaccttgggtaccatgaaaggcgctatataagtccaaggtattattattattgattaacAAGGTCATTATTGCGCTATTACTGTCACCCACAGACATGAAAGAGTATTTATTTAGCAAATCACTACATTGCAGGCACAGATGCTCAACAATGGCATATCCTAGCCTACTATTTGCAATAACTAAAGTTTTTGAACCAATTACATGAAATTGGACAATTTCCcacggcacacctgatgatctctcacggcacactggtGTGCCACAGAACACTGGTTGAAAATCACTGCTTtagaacataggcctactgaaagTTTTTAGCCTATATGGACCCAAAACAAATGTAGACAATGTCCACACAGAACACAAAACACTTTTTATGTGAAggttcagccctgttgatcccgtctgctgagttctatcttgtcgccgtggctactccggcctattctgcttggccccctcattgctgcttgcagctatatttattattgggggccaagcagcgaagctgcgaggacctcattgtgtttctatgttttcttccctattattattattattccgccatggaagtctatggcagcccatagaaccgtctggtgaaaagttttgaaatttggcacactgattagggacagtcccatgattaatgtcactaagtttcatgatggcacctagagcactctagcgccaccaataggccaaagttggacgtgcgttcatgcacgtaacttttgacctgtatggccgattgtcaaaaatgaggtatcgatggaatccttggaccaagccgagttcaatgcaccctatgacgtcattttccgccatgatggattttccgccatattggattttagtgaaagtgaaactaaaacttcacaggtcacaaattttgtccgatcgtcaccaaacttgacacacatgctcttcagaccaagccgcacaaaagttattccttttcgtcttcagaactaaaaccgttcgcgcgtaacagccaatcgaaatttgcggcgaagccgccaaacaggaagtgagctcatatctcagcaacccattcatctatcataaccaaacttagtccatggactcaggacccaatcagggggatgctcaagaaatctggtgacctttgacctctagggggcgctgtaattaagaaacatgccttttggcctgtagcagcagttgtgcttagaattaaaacccattagtggtgtctggtactactgttgaaggtccttaggccgacccaagccaacttgtgatgtcatcgtaattgattcggccgccatattggattaaatcaaaaacacaaaaaagttttggcaggtcacaaatttcatctgttcctcaccaaaattggcagataccatcttcagaccatgcctgatgagtgcattgctttctggaacaattgacagaagctttggcctgtaccagccaatcaaaatatgcggcgaagccgccaaacaggaagtgatttcatatctcaggaacgctttcatgtatcaaaaccaaatttagtacatgtacctcagaccccatcgggaggacgctcaagaaatttggtgacatttgacctctagggggcaccgtaattgacaaaaatgcattttggccagtagttgctgatgcacattattttgcaatggaagtcaatggcagcccatagaaccgtctggtaaaaagttatacaattttgcacactaattggggacagtccaataattcatttcaccaagtttcatgccggcacctcaagcgctctagcgccaccaacaggccaaagttggacttgtgtttacggacgtaacttttgacctgttgacccgaatggcaaaatgaggtatcattggaatccttgggccaagccgagttcaacacaccctatgacgtcaattgttgacctctatgtttaaatcacggcaagtgtgatcatatctcagtcaatcttttatttttgatgtgaaactgatgacagcgagttccatccagttaattctaatgcgtgcgtgcaagggtggggcgggatgggcaggggcggttgtggcggtgggctggctgggggagggggcggcgacactcagccctggttcagccccacaaaatcagttatgttttgatgtgaaacttgaccttgtaactcagccaatcttgggttgtatggcatggaacttgctgtgactgcttaaggctatatgtctgatgcaacggcattgacttacatggcaaatctggcctgctgatctcactgcttggccccctcattgctgcttgcagctatatttgggggccaagcagcgaagctgcgaaggcacccattgtttttctatttgttcttattattattgggggccaagcagcgaagctgcgaagccccattgtttttctatgatttcttattgggggccaagcagcgaagctgcgaagccccattgtttttctatgatttcttattattgggggccaagcagcgaagctgcgaggcaaccattgtgtttctatttgttcttattattattgggggccaagcagcgaagctgcgaaggcacccattgtgtttgttagttttcttattattattattattattattattattacgcttccgtcattgaagtcaatggcagcccatagaaccgtctggtgaaaagttctgaaatttggcacactgattggggacagtctcatgattaatttcaccaagtttcataccggcaccttgagcgctctagcgccaccaacaggccaaagttggatgtgcgttcacgcacgtaacgtttgacccgttgatccgattgtcaaaaattaggtattgttagaatccttggaccaagccgagttcaacgcaccctatgacgtcaatttccgccatgatggattttccgccattttggatttcatcaaaaacactaaaaagtcttcaaaggtcccaaattttgtccgatcgacaccaaatctgacacacttgatcttcagaccaagcctcacaaaagttattcattttcgtcttcggaactcaaaccgttcgcccgtaacagccaatcgaaatatgcggcgaagccgccaaacaggaagtgagctcatatctcagcaacccattcatctatcataaccaatcttagtacatggactcaggacccaatcagggggacgctcaagaaatctggtgacctttgacctctagggggcgctgtaattaagaaacatgccttttggcctgtagctgctgttgtgcttagaattaaaacgcactagtggtgtctggtaatactgttggaggtccttaggccgacccaagccgacttgtgatgtcatcgtaattgattcggccgccatattggatttaatcaaaaacacgtacacgtttttgcaggtcacaaatttcagcggatcctcaccaaaattggcagagaccatctacagaccatgcctgatgagtgcattgctttctggaacaattgacagaagcattgacctgtaccagccaatcgaaatttgcggcgaagccgccaaacaggaagtgatttcatatctcagcaacgctttcatgtatcaaaaccaaacttagtacatgtacctcagaccacatcgggaggacgctcaagaaatttggtgacatttgacctctagggggcaccgtaattgacaaaaatgcattttggccagtagttgccgatgcgcattattttgcaatggaagtcaatggcagcccatagaaccgtctggtaaaaagttatacaattttgcacactaattggggacagtccaataattcatttcaccaagtttcatgccggcacctcaagcgctctagcgccaccaacaggccaaagttggacttgtgttcacggacgtaacttttgacctgttgacccgaatggcaaaatgaggtatcattggaatccttgggccaagccgagttcacacccccacacaccctatgacgtcaatttttgacctctgtgtttaaatcacagcaagtgtgatcatatctcagtcaatcttttagtttttgatgtgaaactgatgacagcaagttccatctagttcattctaatgtgtgcttgcaagggtggggcggggtgggatgggcaggggcggttgcggcggtgggctggctgggggagggggcggcgacactcagccctggttcagccccacaaaatcagttatgttttgatgtgaaacttgaccttgtaactcagccaatcttgggttgtatggcatggaacttgctgtgactgcttaaggctatatgtctgatgcaacggcattgacttacatggttaatctggcctgctgatctcactgcttggccccctcattgctgcttgcagctatatttgggggccaagcagcgaagctgcgaaggcacccattgtgtttctatgatttcttattattattatttaacatctttcttccgccatgggagtctatggcagcccatagaaccgtctggtaaaaagttgtgaaatttggcacattgattggggacaggccaataattaattgcaccaagtttcatgccggcacctccagcgctctagcgccaccaacaggccaaagttggacgtgcgttcacgcacgtaacttttgacctgttgatccgattttgaaaaatgatgtaccgttggaatccttggaccaagccgagttcaacgcaccctatgacgtcattttccgccatgatggattttccgccattttggatttaatcaaaatctcttaaaacgtatcagaggtcacaaattttgtccgaatGACACCAAACTTaaaagatatcatctacagaccatgcctcattaatgcattgctttttgtcttcggaactaaaaccgttcgcgcgtaacagccaatcgaaatttgcggcgaagccgccaaacaggaagtgagctcatatctcagcaactcattgatctatcataaccaaacttagtccatggactcaggacccaatcagggggacgctcaagaaatttggtgacctttgacctctagggggcgctgtaattaagaaacatgccttttggcctgtagcagcagttgtgcttagaattgaaacccactagtggtgtctgctactactgttggaggtccttaggccgacccaagccaacttgtgatgtcatcgtaattgattcggccgccatattggattaaatcaaaaacacaaaaaagttttggcaggtcacaaatttcatctgttcctcaccaaaattggcagagaccatcttcagaccatgcttgatgagtgcattgctttctggaacaatttacagaagctttggcctgtaccagccaatcaaaatttgcggcgaagccgccaaacaggaagtgatgtcatatctcagcaacgctttcatgtatcaaaaccaaacttagtacatgtacctgagaccacatcgggaggacgctcaagaaatttggtgacatttgacctctagggggctccgtaattgacaaaaatgcattttggccagtagttgctgatgcgcattattttgcaatggaagtcaatggcagcccatagaaccgtctggtaaaaagttatacaatttggcacactaattggggacagtccaataattcatttcaccaagtttcatgccggcacctcaagcgctctagcgccaccaataggccaaagttggacttgtgttcacggacgtaacttttgacctgttgactcgaatggcaaaatgaggtatcattggaatccttgggccaagccgagttcaacacaccctatgacgtcaatttttgacctctgtgtttaaatcacagcaagtgtgatcatatctcagtcaatcttttatttttgatgtgaaactgatgacagcaagttccatctagttcattctaatgtgtgcgtgcaagggtgggacggggtgggatgggcaggggtggttgcggcggtgggctggctgggggagggggcggcgacactcagccctggttcagccccacaaaatcagttatgttttgatgtgaaacttgaccttgtaactcagccaatcttgggttgtatggcatggaacttgctgtgactgcttaaggctatatgtctgatgcaacagcattgacttacatggcaaatctggcctgctgatctcactgcttggccccctcattgctgcttgcagctatatttattattattcctctgccattgaagtctatggcagcccatagaaccgtctggtaaaaagttgtgaaatttggcacactgattggggacagtctcatgattaatttcaccaagtttcatgttggcACCTTGaccgctctagcgccaccaacaggccaaagtttgacttgcgttcacgcacgtaacttttgacccgtatggccgattgtcaaaaatgaggtaccgttggaatccttggaccaagccgagttcaacgcaccctatgacgtcattttccgccatgatggattttccgccattttggatttaagtgaaagtgaaactaatttttcacaggtcacaaattttgtccgatcgtcaccaaacttgacacacatgatcttcagaccatgcctcattaatgcattgttttttgtcttcggaactaaaaccgttcgcccgtaacaaccaatcgaaatatgcggcgaagccgccaaacaggaagtgagctcatatctcagcaaccctttcatctatcataaccaaactaagtacatggactcaggacccaatcagagggacgctcaagaaatttggtgacctttgacctctagggggcgctgtaattaagaaacatgccttttggcctgtagctgcagttgtgtttagaattaaaatgcactagtggtgtctgttaatattgttggaggtccttaggccgacccaagccgacttgtgatgtcatcgtaattgattcggccgccatattggatttaatcaaaaacacgtacaagttttcgcaggtcacaaatttcatctgttcttcaccaaaattggtagagaccatcttcagaccatgcctgatgagtgcattgctttctggaacaattgacagaagcattgacctgtaccagccaatcgaaatttgcggcgaag is a window from the Alosa sapidissima isolate fAloSap1 chromosome 19 unlocalized genomic scaffold, fAloSap1.pri SUPER_19_unloc_1, whole genome shotgun sequence genome containing:
- the LOC121700822 gene encoding uncharacterized protein LOC121700822, with the protein product MSSDIHQLDYDHAPSFFSRTDDQRLQTNRPIIMASPAKKTKVEEETVVGHVHAVSPVKTSRQNVRYFEATLQTGREEFNRVVCFALEKRSEFIQASDNSQAVRLSRARKSISFGNPGGYDVLLSSASSVGVLDDLDFPRRTPPDVDQLTVAQVLALGPMQRVGTMELRVVQATGNRVVPVRGTPVELKVFEVCDATGQTGLTVWDRVILSVQEGRSYRFTTLTTRKEGDRTVVTTTPSTQVTTCAEVGRPTVLRPASAGGEEVVCGAVVGVKIVAKPRCPRCHAGQENLVARCSTHRCERCGLLQRTMAYIITYSGMVIVLSQKGEERSMALTNSAVFAYVRDNFLSSCGHDGAALEESVMALEEVEVTVSRDGSVVRFGKFAPAGPSVEQDGAKCADAAGGSTTEDEVLDGLDEVLAKEMTD